In the genome of Francisella salimarina, one region contains:
- a CDS encoding FTL_1709 family lipoprotein translates to MNKIFSKNFLIVSVLSVFFVLLTSCATDDGYQGQPLPVIKHGYSKKKQIAYNIYGFKFENTPRGIYNILDKKPTQFLVNVYIGDNYGCKFIYTMNKDGKKEEISKTSSFESYLSGSNELLKLECKGEDSNIDYKIVVYANNTEYDKIGNLSYLVASGGL, encoded by the coding sequence ATAAATAAAATTTTCTCTAAAAATTTTTTAATAGTTTCGGTTTTATCGGTATTTTTTGTGCTACTAACCAGTTGTGCAACTGATGATGGCTATCAAGGTCAACCGCTTCCTGTCATAAAACATGGTTATTCAAAGAAAAAACAGATAGCTTATAATATATACGGCTTTAAGTTCGAAAATACACCTAGAGGTATTTACAATATTCTTGACAAAAAGCCCACTCAGTTTTTGGTTAACGTATATATTGGCGATAATTATGGCTGTAAGTTTATTTACACTATGAATAAAGATGGCAAAAAAGAAGAGATTAGCAAAACAAGTTCTTTTGAATCATACTTGTCAGGTAGTAATGAGTTACTGAAGCTTGAATGTAAGGGTGAAGATTCTAATATTGATTATAAAATTGTTGTCTATGCTAATAATACTGAGTACGACAAAATAGGGAATCTGTCTTATTTGGTTGCTTCTGGAGGACTCTAG
- a CDS encoding multidrug effflux MFS transporter: MYIKDKKYFFRYMVILAMMSSMGLLASDIYVPAMPSLSKALSTTSSSLQLTLGVYLFGLAISQIFIGFLSDIYGRRKTLLIGFGIYTIASICCGLSSSVHVLIICRFVQAIGASAGLVVGRATISDQFNLSEATKIYNIIYPIVAISPAIAPLIGGYISSFLGWQATFEFVAIYGIVLFIISFLFLKETNHNREQKKIIYIFHDYPLLISNYAFLSYLIPVCLLYGAWFTYLSQSTFLFNQMGYSQYTVGYFYIPLAIMIYLGNFFSKKVINIWGSEKVFYIGLLSFLIGGVLFTAFYFLSSMNYAFEIIIPMSIVSISNGIVLPLGIASAINIFKDKSGVASGLVGFAQIGFSGLCASFIGKLFGINTFVLVITIFCMSILAFLSYILKSKNINKK, translated from the coding sequence ATGTATATAAAAGACAAAAAATACTTTTTTAGGTATATGGTCATCTTGGCTATGATGAGTAGCATGGGATTATTAGCTTCCGATATATATGTGCCAGCGATGCCTAGTTTATCAAAAGCTTTATCAACAACTAGTTCGTCATTACAGTTAACATTGGGAGTTTACTTATTTGGACTTGCTATATCTCAGATATTTATAGGTTTTTTATCTGATATTTATGGACGCCGTAAGACTTTATTAATAGGTTTTGGTATATATACGATTGCTTCTATTTGCTGTGGTTTATCTTCTTCTGTACATGTGCTGATAATATGTAGATTTGTTCAAGCGATAGGAGCTTCTGCAGGTTTGGTTGTTGGAAGGGCAACTATTAGTGACCAATTTAATCTCAGTGAGGCAACAAAAATATATAATATAATTTATCCAATAGTTGCAATCTCACCTGCAATAGCCCCATTAATTGGTGGATATATTTCTAGTTTTCTAGGGTGGCAAGCAACTTTTGAGTTTGTCGCAATATATGGCATAGTATTATTCATTATAAGTTTTCTATTCTTGAAAGAAACGAATCATAATAGAGAGCAAAAGAAGATAATATATATTTTTCATGATTATCCTTTACTGATATCAAACTATGCTTTTTTGAGTTATCTTATTCCTGTATGTTTATTATATGGTGCATGGTTTACATATTTATCCCAGTCGACTTTTTTGTTTAATCAAATGGGTTATTCACAATATACTGTTGGATACTTTTATATACCTCTTGCGATAATGATTTATTTAGGAAATTTTTTTAGTAAGAAAGTAATAAATATTTGGGGGAGTGAAAAAGTATTTTATATTGGGTTGCTATCTTTCTTAATTGGTGGAGTATTGTTTACAGCTTTTTATTTTTTGTCGAGTATGAATTATGCTTTTGAAATAATAATACCAATGTCCATTGTTTCAATATCAAACGGCATAGTCTTACCGTTGGGGATAGCTTCTGCAATAAATATATTTAAAGATAAATCAGGAGTAGCCTCTGGACTAGTTGGTTTTGCTCAGATTGGTTTTTCAGGTTTATGTGCTTCATTTATTGGTAAATTATTTGGTATTAATACTTTTGTTCTTGTAATAACTATATTCTGTATGTCTATCTTAGCTTTTCTAAGTTACATATTGAAATCAAAAAATATAAACAAGAAGTAG
- a CDS encoding ProQ/FINO family protein, giving the protein MSEGRNKLNDFSLLQSLLGGSSKIEEKTSRMKQARDKNISKSKNTPKAPAKKVEDRDTSFIRIPQYGHRINNKTVNELQNPQLEDAQEIVVTVDVEKERQKEEAKLFKWLCHRFPKCFDPINKKPLKIGISEEIEIIYQNEHFAPVDKMVLRNVLRRYVGDTRYHRAVFELKQRFNLQGQPVEDYAPEHVEYSKKRLDEIAEKAEFRAKGLTMKDYYEYKKQQQEEKVDIEE; this is encoded by the coding sequence ATGTCTGAAGGTAGAAACAAATTAAACGATTTTTCATTGTTACAATCATTGTTAGGTGGGTCATCTAAGATAGAAGAGAAGACTTCTAGAATGAAGCAAGCTAGAGATAAGAATATCTCTAAGAGTAAAAATACTCCTAAAGCTCCTGCTAAGAAAGTAGAAGATAGAGATACCTCTTTTATACGTATTCCACAATATGGTCATAGGATAAACAATAAGACAGTAAATGAGCTACAGAATCCTCAATTAGAAGATGCTCAAGAAATTGTAGTTACTGTTGATGTTGAAAAAGAAAGACAAAAAGAAGAAGCTAAGCTGTTTAAGTGGCTATGTCATCGTTTTCCAAAATGTTTTGATCCGATCAATAAAAAGCCACTAAAAATTGGTATAAGCGAAGAAATTGAAATAATTTATCAAAATGAGCATTTCGCTCCTGTAGATAAAATGGTTCTTAGAAATGTATTGCGCCGATATGTTGGTGATACACGCTATCATAGAGCTGTTTTTGAGCTTAAACAGAGATTTAATCTACAAGGTCAACCGGTTGAGGATTATGCTCCTGAGCATGTTGAGTACTCTAAAAAACGTCTTGATGAGATTGCTGAGAAAGCTGAGTTTAGAGCAAAAGGTTTGACTATGAAAGATTATTACGAATACAAAAAGCAGCAGCAAGAAGAAAAAGTAGATATAGAAGAATAA